In Bradyrhizobium sp. 170, the DNA window GGGCAGGGCAAACCCGGAGAGTGAACGATGGCAGAAAACATGGAACGTCGGGATTTCATCAAGAGCGCCGGGCTGGTCGCCGGGATCGCGGCGGCCTCGACGCTCGGTCAACGATCCGCGAATGCAGAGACCGCGCAGCCAGGAGCAAAGCGCATGGCCTATGAGATCAAGCCGTTCTCGCTCGATCCGAAGTCGGTGAAGGGAATTTCCGAGAAAATTCTCGTGAGCCACTATGAGAACAACTATGTCGGCGCGGTGAAGCGTTTGAACGCCATCGCGGTCCAACTGGCGGAACTTGACTTTGCCAAGGCGCCGAATTTTCTGATCAATGGCCTCAAGCGCGAAGAACTGGTTGCGATGAACTCAATGATTCTGCACGAGGCGTATTTCGACAGTCTCGGTGGCGGCGGCGCGGCCCGAGGCTCGCTGGGAGACGCGATTGCGCGCGATTTCGGCAGCGTCGATCGCTGGCGCGCGGAATTCTCCGCGATGGGCAAGGCGGAAGGTGGCGGTTCCGGTTGGGTGCTGCTGTCTTATTCGCCTCACGACAGGCGACTGGTCAATCAATGGGCTGCCGATCACACCAATGCCGTCGCCGGCGGCCGGCCGGTGATTGCGCTCGACATGTACGAGCACGCCTATCACATGGACTATGGCGCCAAGGCTGCTGCGTATGTCGATGCCTTCATGGAGGCCATCAATTGGGATAACGCCGCGAAGCTGTACGACCGGCTCAGCCGCGAGGGCTGAGCGGCGCGGCACGAGCCTAGAAATCGAGCTTGTCACGCACGGCGTCGATGCCCGCCTTGGCGCAGGCTTCGTCTGCGTCGCCG includes these proteins:
- a CDS encoding Fe-Mn family superoxide dismutase, encoding MAYEIKPFSLDPKSVKGISEKILVSHYENNYVGAVKRLNAIAVQLAELDFAKAPNFLINGLKREELVAMNSMILHEAYFDSLGGGGAARGSLGDAIARDFGSVDRWRAEFSAMGKAEGGGSGWVLLSYSPHDRRLVNQWAADHTNAVAGGRPVIALDMYEHAYHMDYGAKAAAYVDAFMEAINWDNAAKLYDRLSREG